One region of Polynucleobacter sp. MWH-Aus1W21 genomic DNA includes:
- the wrbA gene encoding NAD(P)H:quinone oxidoreductase — protein MSQPDILVLYYSRYGATKDLARLIAEGIESVNGVNARLRTVPAVSTVCEATEPSIPQDGAPYVEYSDLQECIGLALGSPTRFGNMAAPMKYFWDGSSSEWMNGALIGKPACVFTSTGSMHGGQESTLLTMMIPLMHHGMMVMGIPYSEPDLMSSSTGGSPYGVTHLAHADGRAPISPEEQRLAKAQGKRLAEAALMLYPNKT, from the coding sequence ATGAGCCAACCCGATATTTTAGTTTTGTACTACTCCCGCTATGGTGCAACCAAGGATCTAGCGCGCCTTATAGCTGAGGGCATTGAAAGCGTAAATGGGGTAAATGCCAGGCTACGAACAGTACCCGCCGTTTCTACCGTTTGCGAAGCAACCGAACCCTCCATCCCCCAAGATGGGGCGCCTTATGTGGAATATTCAGACCTGCAGGAGTGTATCGGACTCGCTTTAGGATCCCCCACCCGCTTTGGCAATATGGCCGCCCCCATGAAATACTTTTGGGATGGCAGTTCCTCTGAGTGGATGAATGGAGCCCTAATTGGCAAACCCGCTTGCGTCTTTACCAGCACCGGCAGCATGCATGGGGGCCAAGAAAGCACTCTGTTGACGATGATGATTCCACTAATGCATCACGGCATGATGGTGATGGGTATTCCCTATAGCGAACCAGATCTGATGTCATCCAGTACTGGAGGTAGCCCTTATGGCGTTACACATCTTGCACATGCAGATGGTCGAGCGCCAATCAGTCCAGAAGAGCAACGTTTAGCTAAGGCGCAAGGAAAGCGTCTGGCTGAAGCCGCTTTAATGTTGTACCCAAATAAAACGTAA
- a CDS encoding FAD-binding oxidoreductase — MQNFINQLSEVLDKKYILTQDEDKAPYLTDWRKRFSGKALAVLLPSTSNEVAEIVKLCAQHQIALVPQGGHTGFCGGATPDNSGNQVTLNLKRMNQIREIDIANQTITLEAGCILQTVQETAVENGFLFPLSLGAEGSCMIGGNLATNAGGTNVLRYGNTRDLCLGLEVVTAKGDIWNGIKGLRKDNTGYDLRDLFIGSEGTLGIITAAVMKLYPLPVSQWTTLVACESIASTIELLTLFQKRANSLLTGFEMMTRESLDLNEKHFPQMVNPLQGNPPYTVLIELSDHESEEHVRRLLETILGDAFEKLIISDAVIASNLTQANMFWHMREHITLAQAEEGANLKHDITIPLSSLDDFIRTTDTLIREKFPGVRIINFGHLGDGNLHYNIAPPLGVNPKAFNEANEKLIHGLVYAQVERCKGSISAEHGVGQLKLDDLRGHKGEVAHELMRTLKSALDPQNILNPHKVVSI, encoded by the coding sequence ATGCAAAACTTCATCAACCAACTATCCGAAGTGCTTGATAAGAAATATATATTGACTCAGGATGAAGATAAGGCGCCCTATCTAACGGATTGGCGGAAGCGATTTAGCGGAAAAGCACTTGCTGTTCTATTGCCGAGCACTAGCAACGAAGTTGCAGAAATCGTAAAGTTATGCGCTCAGCACCAAATTGCACTAGTTCCACAAGGTGGACATACCGGTTTTTGTGGTGGAGCCACACCAGATAATAGCGGCAATCAGGTGACCCTTAACCTCAAGCGAATGAATCAAATTCGTGAAATTGATATTGCAAACCAAACGATTACCCTCGAGGCTGGATGTATCTTGCAAACAGTCCAAGAAACAGCTGTAGAAAATGGCTTCCTGTTTCCGCTTAGTCTTGGCGCCGAAGGTAGCTGCATGATTGGCGGTAACTTAGCAACTAATGCGGGCGGAACCAATGTACTGCGCTATGGAAATACACGAGATCTTTGCTTAGGGCTCGAAGTAGTGACTGCCAAAGGAGATATTTGGAACGGCATTAAAGGATTGCGCAAAGACAATACTGGCTATGACTTGCGGGACCTATTTATAGGCTCAGAGGGTACTCTTGGCATCATCACGGCGGCAGTTATGAAGCTGTATCCCCTTCCCGTATCACAATGGACAACTTTGGTCGCTTGCGAAAGCATTGCATCTACCATTGAGCTGCTAACTCTCTTTCAAAAACGAGCAAACTCTTTGCTCACGGGCTTCGAAATGATGACTAGAGAGTCTCTGGATCTGAATGAAAAGCACTTTCCACAAATGGTCAATCCATTACAAGGAAATCCGCCATACACAGTTTTAATTGAATTATCGGATCACGAAAGTGAAGAACATGTAAGGAGACTTCTTGAAACAATTTTGGGGGATGCCTTTGAGAAACTCATTATTAGCGATGCGGTAATCGCCAGCAATTTAACTCAAGCAAATATGTTTTGGCACATGCGCGAGCACATCACCCTTGCGCAAGCTGAAGAAGGCGCAAACCTGAAGCATGACATCACCATACCCCTGTCATCACTGGATGACTTTATACGTACGACCGACACCTTGATAAGGGAGAAGTTTCCAGGCGTCAGAATCATTAATTTTGGGCATCTTGGTGACGGTAATCTGCACTACAACATAGCCCCACCATTGGGCGTGAACCCTAAAGCCTTCAATGAAGCAAACGAAAAGCTGATTCATGGTCTGGTTTATGCCCAAGTGGAGCGTTGCAAAGGCTCAATCTCCGCAGAACATGGGGTTGGTCAGCTTAAATTGGACGATTTAAGGGGTCATAAGGGTGAGGTTGCTCATGAGCTTATGAGGACCCTCAAATCAGCCCTAGACCCCCAAAATATCCTTAACCCACATAAAGTTGTCTCCATTTAG
- a CDS encoding DUF2069 domain-containing protein gives MIKKILDKNPYQLIATAAFVDLFILCVCWEWFISPLRPGGSWLILKGIPLLFAIPGLWKGNVYTMQWASMLILLYVTEGLVRILETGANFWLAAIETLIATIGFICLLMYLKPIKKEAKALKKISAEK, from the coding sequence ATGATTAAAAAGATCCTCGATAAGAACCCCTACCAACTTATAGCTACTGCTGCCTTTGTAGACTTATTTATTCTTTGCGTATGTTGGGAGTGGTTCATCTCCCCACTAAGACCCGGTGGATCTTGGTTAATCCTAAAGGGCATTCCTTTGCTATTTGCCATTCCTGGTCTATGGAAGGGAAATGTCTACACCATGCAGTGGGCCTCAATGTTGATCTTGCTTTATGTCACTGAAGGCTTAGTGCGCATCCTAGAAACTGGCGCTAATTTTTGGCTTGCCGCGATTGAAACGTTAATCGCAACCATTGGTTTTATTTGCTTGTTAATGTATTTGAAGCCAATTAAAAAAGAGGCTAAAGCTTTAAAGAAGATTTCTGCTGAAAAATAA